One genomic region from Gammaproteobacteria bacterium encodes:
- a CDS encoding HypC/HybG/HupF family hydrogenase formation chaperone, whose protein sequence is MCLAIPAEVIETDGDNAQVSLGGVKKEVSLALVEDVAIGDYVLIHVGYALNKIDPEEARKTLELFAEAGMLEMGT, encoded by the coding sequence ATGTGTCTGGCCATCCCCGCAGAAGTGATTGAGACAGACGGCGACAACGCCCAAGTCTCACTTGGCGGCGTAAAGAAAGAAGTCTCCCTGGCCCTGGTGGAAGATGTCGCCATCGGTGATTATGTATTGATCCACGTCGGCTATGCGCTTAATAAAATCGATCCCGAAGAGGCGCGAAAGACGCTGGAGCTGTTCGCCGAAGCCGGCATGCTGGAAATGGGTACATGA